From Camelina sativa cultivar DH55 chromosome 20, Cs, whole genome shotgun sequence, the proteins below share one genomic window:
- the LOC104772536 gene encoding uncharacterized protein LOC104772536, which yields MTALFFQKAWSVVKTDLVYMVNQFLEEGVFDKELNRTHICLIPKVAKPTRMTELRPISLCNVAYKVISKVLCQRLKLLLPGLISETQTAFVPGRLISDNILIAQEMFHGLRTNNSCKGKFMAIKTDMSKAYDRVEWGFLEALFRKMGFSECWISWIMYCVSSVEYRVLLNGQPNGLIVPERGLRQGDPLSSYLFILCTEVLIANLRKAEADKRITGIKVANKCPPITHLLFADDSLFFCKVDKDQCLAILEILRQYERVSGQQVNLAKSSIQFGHTVEAAVQTELQGVLGITNRGGMGSYLGIPESLGGSKTKVFSYVRDRLQSRTTGWSARLLSKGGKEVMVKSVATAVLTFVMSCYRLPKTITTKLTSAVANFWWSTNGQSGGMHWIAWERLCCSKQLGGLGFKSVDDFNTALLAKQLWRLIEYPDSLFARVFKSRYYRNSDPMDPIRSYSPSYGWRSIVSARSLVNKGLITRVGSGTSISIWSDPWVPAQFARPALSNGPFKDPNLPISHLIDRSANSWRKDLLMHHFDSEDVALIEAIPLGRQLRDDYFGWHFTKSGKYTVKSGYEMARSDVQGPFRALASGPDFTPLLARVWKVRCPPKLQHFMWQVLSGCISVSTNLRRRGVSCDVVCTRCGMEAEDINHAIFLCPPARQVWALANVPVGPQLFPTGSVYANLDHFLDPKGPGSHISAFPWLMWYIWKARNASVFDSIDERPDVVVRVAEGEAVTWQEAQVDIEEDEHPIIPLHPSSGPRLCASLPRTFTGYRCYVDGSWKDSDAFSGAGWCCFSSQDTSPVFGATNFRRSLSPLHTEVEAFLWAIRCMIGHDFRDVVFLTDCSDLVKMVSSPTDWPAFAAYLDDIQTDKEEFSSFSLLYVPRRQNVRVDSLARQARVSLHHVLFVDVLPQNWLV from the coding sequence ATGACTGCTTTGTTTTTCCAGAAAGCATGGTCAGTCGTTAAGACTGATCTTGTCTATATGGTTAATCAATTTCTGGAGGAAGGTGTTTTTGATAAGGAATTAAATCGGACACATATCTGTCTTATCCCTAAGGTAGCCAAGCCGACAAGGATGACGGAGTTGCGCCCCATTAGCTTGTGCAATGTGGCGTATAAGGTTATCTCTAAGGTTTTGTGTCAACGGTTAAAGCTTCTTTTACCAGGACTTATTTCGGAGACACAGACGGCCTTTGTCCCGGGTCGGTTGATCTCAGATAATATCTTgattgctcaagagatgtttcatgggctGCGGACGAATAATTCGTGTAAAGGtaaatttatggcaataaagacggatatgagtaaggcgtaTGATAGAGTTGAGTGGGGTTTCTTAGAGGCGCTATTTCGGAAAATGGGATTTTCAGAATGCTGGATTTCCTGGATCATGTATTGTGTTTCTTCGGTGGAGTATCGGGTTCTTCTAAATGGGCAACCGAATGGTTTAATTGTTCCGGAAAGGGGCCTCCGGCAGGGGGATCCGCTTTcttcttatttgtttattctctgCACGGAGGTCCTTATTGCGAATCTTCGGAAGGCGGAGGCAGATAAACGGATTACGGGTATTAAGGTTGCTAATAAGTGTCCGCCAATCACTCACTTAttatttgcggatgatagcCTGTTCTTTTGTAAGGTTGATAAGGATCAATGCCTGGCGATTTTAGAGATCCTAAGGCAGTATGAGAGGGTTTCGGGCCAGCAGGTTAATTTGGCAAAGTCTTCGATTCAATTTGGTCACACGGTTGAGGCGGCCGTCCAGACGGAATTGCAGGGGGTTCTAGGGATTACTAATCGAGGGGGAATGGGCTCttatttgggtattcctgagAGCCTTGGAGGGTCCAAAACTAAGGTTTTCTCTTACGTCAGGGATCGTTTGCAGAGTCGTACGACTGGGTGGTCGGCGAGGCTACTCTCAAAAGGGGGGAAAGAGGTTATGGTCAAGTCAGTCGCTACGGCTGTTCTgacttttgtgatgtcttgttatCGTCTACCAAAGACAATTACAACAAAACTAACTAGTGCAGTGGCAAATTTCTGGTGGAGTACAAATGGTCAGTCTGGGGGTATGCATTGGATTGCGTGGGAACGCCTCTGTTGTAGCAAACAGTTAGGTGGTTTGGGGTTTAAGAGTGTTGATGACTTTAATACGGCTCTGCTGGCTAAGCAACTATGGAGACTGATAGAGTATCCAGACTCTCTCTTTGCACgggtttttaaaagtagatATTATCGGAACTCTGATCCTATGGATCCTATACGATCTTATTCACCCTCGTACGGGTGGAGGAGCATcgtttctgctcgctctctggtgaaCAAAGGCCTTATTACACGGGTTGGGTCAGGGACCTCCATTTCTATTTGGAGCGATCCCTGGGTCCCAGCTCAATTCGCGAGACCAGCCTTAAGTAACGGTCCTTTTAAGGACCCAAATCTCCCGATATCTCATTTGATTGATCGGTCAGCAAATTCTTGGCGTAAGGATCTACTCATGCATCATTTCGACTCTGAGGATGTTGCACTGATTGAGGCTATACCTCTTGGCAGACAACTGAGAGATGATTATTTTGGATGGCATTTTACCAAATCTGGGaaatatacggttaaatcagggTATGAGATGGCACGCTCAGATGTCCAGGGTCCTTTTCGGGCCTTGGCCTCTGGACCAGATTTCACCCCACTTCTTGCAAGGGTGTGGAAGGTGCGGTGTCCGCCAAAATTAcagcattttatgtggcaagttttaTCGGGATGTATATCGGTCTCGACTAATTTACGCCGTCGAGGGGTGAGTTGTGATGTTGTTTGCACACGATGTGGGATGGAGGCGGAAGATATCAATCATGCCATTTTCTTGTGTCCGCCGGCtagacaggtttgggctttgGCAAATGTCCCAGTGGGACCACAGCTTTTCCCGACAGGGTCGGTCTATGCTAATTTAGATCATTTTTTGGATCCAAAAGGTCCGGGTTCACACATCTCGGCTTTTCCTTGGCtgatgtggtatatttggaaagcgcgGAATGCTAGTGTTTTCGACAGCATTGATGAACGCCCGGATGTGGTAGTCAGGGTGGCAGAAGGCGAGGCGGTAACCTGGCAGGAGGCACAGGTGGATATCGAGGAGGATGAGCACCCTATCATCCCTCTGCATCCATCTTCCGGACCCCGGCTGTGTGCTTCGCTTCCACGGACTTTTACGGGCTATCGGTGTTATGTTGATGGCTCGTGGAAGGACTCTGATGCTTTTTCAGGTGCAGGATGGTGTTGTTTCTCGTCACAAGACACCTCTCCGGTGTTTGGAGCGACCAATTTCCGGCGAAGTTTATCCCCGTTACATACTGAAGTTGAAGCTTTCCTCTGGGCGATCCGCTGTATGATTGGCCACGATTTCAGGGATGTGGTTTTCCTTACTgactgctcagacttggtgaagatggtgtcttcccctACTGATTGGCCAGCATTTGCAGCATATCTCGATGACATCCAGACGGACAAGGAGGAATTCTCATCCTTTTCTTTGCTCTACGTTCCACGACGACAGAATGTACGCGTGGACTCCTTAGCACGCCAGGCGCGTGTGTCTCTGcatcatgttttatttgtagACGTTTTACCTCaaaattggctcgtttga